One segment of Alnus glutinosa chromosome 2, dhAlnGlut1.1, whole genome shotgun sequence DNA contains the following:
- the LOC133859713 gene encoding ABC transporter B family member 19, producing MAEATEGKTLPEAEKKKEQSLPFYQLFAFADKYDWLLMVSGSLGAIIHGSSMPVFFLLFGEMVNGFGKNQSDLKKMTEEVSKYALYFVYLGLVVCLSSYAEIACWMYTGERQVSTLRKKYLEAVLKQDVGFFDTDARTGDIVFSVSTDTLLVQDAISEKVGNFIHYLSTFLAGLVVGFVSAWRLALLSVAVIPGIAFAGGLYAYTLTGLTSKSRESYANAGIIAEQTIAQVRTVYSYVGETEALNSYSDAIQNTLKLGYKAGMAKGLGLGCTYGIACMSWALVFWYAGVFIRNGQTDGGKAFTAIFSAIVGGMSLGQSFSNLGAFSKGKSAGYKLMEIIKQKPSIIQDPLDGKCLPEVNGNIEFKDVTFSYPSRPDVIIFRNFSIFFPAGKTVAVVGGSGSGKSTVVSLIERFYDPNQGQVLLDNVNIKTLQLKWLRDQIGLVNQEPALFATTILENILYGKPDATVAEVEAAASAANAHSFITLLPHGYNTQVGERGVQLSGGQKQRIAIARAMLKNPKILLLDEATSALDAGSESIVQEALDRLMVGRTTVVVAHRLSTIRNVDSIAVIQQGQVVETGTHEELIAKVGAYASLIRFQEMVRNRGFSNPSTRRSRSSRLSHSLSTKSLSLRSGSLRNLSYSYSTGADGRIEMISNAETDRRNPAPDGYFFRLLKLNAPEWPYSIMGAVGSVLSGFIGPTFAIVMSNMIEVFYYKNPASMERKTKEYVFIYIGAGLYAVAAYLIQHYFFSIMGENLTTRVRRMMLAAILRNEVGWFDEEEHNSSLLAARLATDAADVKSAIAERISVILQNMTSLLTSFIVAFIVEWRVSLLILATFPLLVLANFAQQLSLKGFAGDTAKAHAKTSMIAGEGVSNIRTVAAFNAQNKIISLFSHELRVPQQRSLGRSQSAGLLFGLSQLALYASEALILWYGAHLVSKGVSTFSKVIKVFVVLVVTANSVAETVSLAPEIIRGGEAVGSVFSVLDRQTRIDPDDPEAEPVESVRGEIELRHVDFAYPSRPDIMVFKDLSLRIRAGQSQALVGASGSGKSSVIALIERFYDPVAGKVMIDGKDIRRLNLKSLRLKIGLVQQEPILFAASIFENIAYGKEGVTEAEVIEAARAANVHGFVSGLPDGYKTPVGERGVQLSGGQKQRIAIARAVLKDPTILLLDEATSALDAESECVLQEALERLMRGRTTVLVAHRLSTIRGVDSIGVVQDGRIVEHGSHAELLSRADGAYSRLLQLQHHHI from the exons ATGGCCGAGGCTACAGAGGGAAAAACACTGCCCGAGGctgagaagaagaaggagcAGAGCCTGCCCTTTTACCAACTCTTCGCTTTTGCAGACAAGTATGACTGGTTACTCATGGTCTCTGGGAGCTTGGGAGCCATTATCCATGGCTCTTCCATGCcggttttctttcttcttttcggtGAAATGGTTAATGGGTTCGGCAAAAACCAATCCGATTTGAAGAAAATGACAGAAGAAGTTTCAAAG TATGCTCTCTATTTTGTATACCTTGGTCTCGTTGTTTGCTTATCATCCTATGCAG AGATTGCATGCTGGATGTACACTGGGGAGAGGCAAGTGAGCACTCTGAGAAAGAAGTATTTGGAGGCAGTGCTAAAACAAGACGTTGGATTCTTTGACACGGATGCTAGGACAGGGGATATAGTTTTCAGCGTCTCCACAGACACCCTCCTAGTCCAAGATGCCATTAGCGAGAAG GTGGGGAACTTCATACACTATCTGTCAACGTTTCTGGCGGGACTGGTGGTTGGTTTTGTGTCAGCATGGAGGCTAGCATTGCTGAGTGTGGCGGTGATACCGGGAATTGCTTTTGCCGGGGGCTTATACGCGTATACGCTCACAGGCCTTACATCCAAGAGTCGTGAGTCCTACGCGAATGCTGGTATTATTGCCGAGCAG ACCATTGCACAAGTTCGGACGGTTTACTCATATGTTGGTGAGACCGAAGCCCTGAATTCGTACTCAGATGCAATACAGAACACATTGAAGCTTGGGTACAAAGCTGGAATGGCCAAAGGTCTGGGGCTAGGATGTACCTATGGAATAGCATGCATGTCATGGGCACTTGTTTTCTGGTATGCTGGTGTATTTATCAGGAATGGACAGACTGATGGAGGGAAGGCATTCACGGCAATTTTCTCTGCAATTGTTGGGGGCAT GAGTTTGGGTCAGTCATTTTCAAATCTAGGGGCATTCAGCAAAGGCAAATCCGCTGGATACAAGTTGATGGAGATCATCAAGCAGAAGCCCTCCATAATCCAAGACCCCTTAGATGGAAAGTGCTTGCCTGAGGTTAATGGCAATATAGAATTCAAGGATGTTACTTTCAGCTACCCGTCGAGACCGGATGTTATTATCTTTCGAAATTTCTCAATATTCTTCCCCGCTGGAAAGACTGTTGCTGTTGTCGGCGGTAGTGGGTCGGGGAAAAGCACTGTTGTGTCTCTGATAGAAAGGTTCTATGATCCTAATCAAG GCCAAGTTTTGTTGGACAATGTGAACATAAAGACACTGCAATTGAAATGGTTGCGTGACCAGATTGGGCTGGTGAACCAAGAACCTGCACTCTTTGCTACCACCATACTTGAGAACATACTCTATGGGAAGCCTGATGCAACGGTGGCTGAAGTGGAAGCTGCTGCTTCTGCTGCAAATGCTCATAGCTTCATTACCTTGCTTCCTCATGGGTATAATACTCAG GTGGGAGAGCGAGGAGTGCAACTCTCTGGTGGCCAAAAACAGAGGATTGCAATTGCTAGAGCTATGCTGAAAAACCCAAAGATCCTTCTCCTTGATGAAGCAACTAGTGCTCTTGATGCAGGTTCAGAGAGCATTGTTCAAGAAGCTTTAGACCGTCTCATGGTTGGTAGAACTACTGTAGTTGTTGCCCATCGCCTCTCTACCATTAGAAATGTCGATTCAATTGCAGTTATACAGCAAGGGCAAGTTGTTGAGACAGGGACCCATGAAGAACTGATTGCTAAAGTGGGGGCTTATGCTTCATTAATCCGATTCCAAGAAATGGTTAGAAACAGAGGCTTCTCAAACCCATCAACCCGCCGGTCACGCTCATCACGACTAAGCCATTCACTGTCAACAAAGTCTTTAAGCCTGCGGTCTGGCAGCTTAAGAAACCTGAGCTATTCATATAGCACTGGGGCTGATGGCCGCATTGAAATGATCTCAAATGCTGAAACTGACCGGAGAAATCCAGCCCCTGATGGCTACTTCTTCCGGCTTCTCAAGCTGAATGCTCCTGAGTGGCCTTATTCCATTATGGGTGCTGTAGGATCTGTGCTTTCTGGTTTTATTGGTCCAACATTTGCTATCGTGATGAGCAATATGATTGAGGTCTTTTACTACAAAAATCCTGCTTCAATGGAAAggaagacaaaagaatatgttttCATTTACATTGGAGCTGGTCTCTACGCAGTAGCGGCATATTTGATACAGCATTACTTTTTTAGTATCATGGGGGAGAACCTCACTACAAGAGTTAGGAGGATGATGCTTGCAG CAATCCTAAGGAATGAAGTGGGGTGGTTTGATGAGGAGGAGCACAATTCAAGCCTTCTTGCAGCACGCCTGGCCACAGATGCTGCTGATGTGAAATCCGCAATTGCTGAGAGGATTTCTGTCATACTCCAGAACATGACTTCACTCCTCACTTCATTCATAGTTGCTTTCATAGTGGAATGGAGGGTCTCCCTTCTCATCCTGGCAACCTTCCCTCTTCTAGTCCTGGCAAACTTTGCTCAG CAACTGTCTCTCAAAGGGTTTGCTGGGGACACAGCAAAGGCCCATGCCAAGACCAGCATGATTGCAGGGGAGGGGGTGAGCAATATCCGAACTGTTGCAGCCTTCAATGCTCAAAACAAGATCATCTCCCTGTTCTCCCACGAGCTCCGGGTCCCTCAGCAGAGAAGCCTAGGCCGCAGCCAAAGTGCCGGCCTCCTCTTTGGTCTCTCTCAGCTTGCTCTTTATGCATCCGAAGCCCTCATTCTGTGGTATGGTGCCCACCTTGTCAGCAAAGGCGTCTCCACCTTCTCAAAGGTTATTAAGGTTTTTGTAGTCCTGGTTGTTACAGCCAATTCAGTTGCAGAAACCGTTAGTCTTGCTCCTGAGATCATTAGGGGTGGTGAAGCTGTTGGTTCAGTCTTTTCAGTTCTTGACCGACAAACCAGGATAGACCCGGACGATCCTGAGGCAGAGCCGGTTGAATCGGTTCGTGGGGAGATTGAACTTAGACATGTTGATTTTGCATACCCTTCAAGGCCTGATATCATGGTGTTCAAAGACCTCAGCCTTAGAATCCGCGCCGGCCAGAGCCAAGCCCTTGTTGGGGCCAGTGGGTCTGGCAAGAGTTCTGTGATTGCATTAATTGAGCGTTTCTATGATCCAGTGGCTGGGAAAGTTATGATTGATGGGAAGGACATCAGGCGGTTGAACTTGAAGTCTCTTAGGCTCAAAATTGGATTGGTACAACAAGAACCAATCCTCTTTGCAGCTAGcatttttgaaaacattgcttATGGAAAAGAAGGGGTAACAGAGGCAGAGGTGATTGAAGCTGCCCGTGCCGCCAATGTTCATGGTTTTGTTAGTGGCTTGCCTGATGGTTACAAAACCCCAGTTGGTGAGAGAGGAGTTCAGCTCTCTGGTGGACAGAAACAAAGAATTGCAATTGCCAGGGCAGTCCTCAAGGACCCCACAATTCTTCTACTAGATGAAGCCACCAGCGCACTTGATGCCGAATCAGAGTGTGTCCTTCAAGAAGCACTTGAGAGGCTAATGAGGGGTCGCACCACTGTGCTTGTGGCTCACCGTTTGTCAACAATCAGAGGGGTGGACAGCATTGGAGTAGTGCAAGATGGGCGCATAGTAGAACATGGCAGCCACGCCGAACTGCTAAGCCGAGCCGATGGGGCATATTCTAGACTCTTGCAGCTGCAGCACCATCACATATGA